ATCAATAGCACCATGTAACTTATCAAACTTCACAGGCTTCGCGAGCCCTTTAAGCGCCAGTAAGAGCTGCTGATGGAGCTTTACGACCATATCATAATCATACATATCCGAGGCTGCGACCAGCGGGCTAATCTCATCAGTTTGCTCCACAAGAATCACTTCTGGCGTAATGCGCACTAGATAAGCCAGGTTTGAAAGATCAGCATCTGCCAAGTGCATAGCCGATGCGGCTGTCGTCAACTGACTCATTCCGCCCTGTACCTGAATATGTTTTACTAATGCCGCGCGTGCTTCGTTTTGAGCTGCAAATTGGTCACGAATCTTCGCAACGGCAGCCTTTTCTATCTGACGTACACGCTCGCGTGTAATGCCAAGCTCGGTACCAATCTGTTCGAGCGTGTGCTGATCGTGAGCCTTGATGCCATGACGCTTTGCCACGACCAATCGGTCACGGTCTTTTTTCAATAACAACAAACTCTCGTCGATCAATTGCTCTACGAGCTCGCGAAATATAGCTTCATTGGTTGGATTTACAGATTGAGACATAATAAAAATATTCCACCCACTTGTTGTTTCGATTGAAACTCAAGCACTATTATATCATCTTGGATTTAGTTGGTCAACTATTCTGACTGACTTTTTACTCTGGTTTACTATGAATCACTCTCATTTGCGTCAGATTTAGGCTTCGTCCAGGTAGTATATTCACAGTCCGGATATCGGCTGCAGCCCCAGAAGCGTCGCCCCTTCTTAGTCTTGCGCTCCACGAGCTCGCCTTCACGGCAATCTGGGCAGTCAATACCAGTTTTCTTGAGGATTGGTTTCGCATTCTTGCAGTCCGGCCAGCCCGAGCAGGCCAAGAACTGTCCAAAGCGACCCTGCTTAATGACCATCATTTTGCCACACAGATCACATTTCTCATCGGTTTCGATAACAGGCAACTGGGCCCGCGGGATACTCTCCTGCTTCTCCTCGATGAGCTTGTGCATCGGCTCATAATATTCTTTGATCACCGGTTTCCAAGCCCGCTTCCCTTCCGCTACATCATCGAGATGATCTTCCATCTCGGCAGTGAATTCAGGATCAGTCACAAAATCAAAGTGCTCACTCAAGAGCTCGCTCACCACCATGCCAGTAGGCTGCGGCACCAAACGCTTATCTTCACTGAGAACATAGCCCCGCGAAATAATCGTCGCAATTGTCGGCGCGTAGGTACTTGGACGCCCGATACCAGCCTCTTCGAGCTTCTTCACGAGTGTCGCCTCAGAGTATCGGGCCGGCGGCTGCGTGAAATGCTGATCGCCACGCACATCCTTCAAGGCGAGCGTTTCACCGTCTTTGATATCCGGTAGGATTGGCGCATCTTCTTTCGACTGCATCGGATAGACCTTCATAAAGCCATCAAATTTCATGACTCGCCCACTGGCACGCACACCATATTCTCGGTCGCCCTTTGCGGTAATTTTGATACTAGTCTGCTCAAACTCGGCTTCTGGCATTTGGCTCGCCAAGGCACGCTGCCAGATCAAGCGATAGAGCTTGGTCTCATCAGTATTCTGACGCTGTACCCGATCGGGATTCAGCTCTGGATTTGTAGGACGAATCGCCTCGTGAGCTTCTTGCGCACCACGCGACTTAGTTTTGAATGGTCGTGGCTTCTCGAGCGCGTATTGCTTACCATAACTATCGACAAGTGTATTGCGAATCGCCGAAAGCGCCTGCACCGACAAAGACACTGAGTCCGTACGCATGTAGGAGATCAGACCAGCCTCATAGAGCCCTTGAGCAGCCCGCATAGTGCGTCTGGCGGCAAAGCCGAGCCTACGATACGCATCCTGCTGCAAAGTCGAGGTCGTAAATGGCGCCAGTGGATGCTTCTTCATTGGCTTCTTCTCGACTACATCAACTACATAGGTTGCGCCCTTGAGATCAGTCACCACAGCCATACTGTCCTTCTCATTCTTGAGATCAGCTTTCTCCCCTGCAATTTCAGCAAGACGAGCCACGAAGTCGCCTTGAGCTGCTGATAGATCGATATCAACTGTCCAATACTCTTCAGCTTGGAAAGCCTCGATCTCTTTTTCGCGGTCAGTAATAAACTTCAAAGCCACACTCTGTACACGGCCTGCCGAAAGACCATAGCGGACTTTCTTCCACAAGACTGGCGAGAGTGAATACCCCACCAGTCGATCGAGCACACGCCTGGCCTGCTGTGCATCTACCAAGTCCTGATTAATATCACGTGGATGCGCGACGGCATCCTGCAAGGCTGGCTTCGTTATCTCCGAGAACGTGATGCGCTTCACTTGCTGTTCTGGCTTGAGATCAAGTGTTTGCGCGAGGTGCCAGGCGATCGCCTCCCCCTCGCGGTCAAGGTCGGTTGCGAGATACACGATATCCGCAC
This portion of the bacterium genome encodes:
- the topA gene encoding type I DNA topoisomerase; translation: MAKKAVTKPSKATKATKSVLIVESPAKGKTIEGYLGKGYKVVASYGHVRDLPKSKLGIDVEHDFEPQYMVPRGQASKIKALNKATQGADIVYLATDLDREGEAIAWHLAQTLDLKPEQQVKRITFSEITKPALQDAVAHPRDINQDLVDAQQARRVLDRLVGYSLSPVLWKKVRYGLSAGRVQSVALKFITDREKEIEAFQAEEYWTVDIDLSAAQGDFVARLAEIAGEKADLKNEKDSMAVVTDLKGATYVVDVVEKKPMKKHPLAPFTTSTLQQDAYRRLGFAARRTMRAAQGLYEAGLISYMRTDSVSLSVQALSAIRNTLVDSYGKQYALEKPRPFKTKSRGAQEAHEAIRPTNPELNPDRVQRQNTDETKLYRLIWQRALASQMPEAEFEQTSIKITAKGDREYGVRASGRVMKFDGFMKVYPMQSKEDAPILPDIKDGETLALKDVRGDQHFTQPPARYSEATLVKKLEEAGIGRPSTYAPTIATIISRGYVLSEDKRLVPQPTGMVVSELLSEHFDFVTDPEFTAEMEDHLDDVAEGKRAWKPVIKEYYEPMHKLIEEKQESIPRAQLPVIETDEKCDLCGKMMVIKQGRFGQFLACSGWPDCKNAKPILKKTGIDCPDCREGELVERKTKKGRRFWGCSRYPDCEYTTWTKPKSDANESDS